The genomic interval TTCATCGCCCATCCTGATTGTGATTTCCGGTGATGTAATTCCCGCAGCCACAACGATTGAAAAGCTTGCTCTCACCTTTTTGGACCCTAAAGTGGGCGCCAGTGGTGGCAGGCCTTTGCCTGTTAACCCGCAAAACACTTTCATGGGCTTCGCGGTGCATCTGCTCTGGCGTTTGCATCATCGCATGGCTCTAATCTCGCCCAAACTGGGGGAAATGATAGCTTTTCGCAAATTGATGGATTCCATCCCTGCCGAATCCGCTGTGGATGAAGCCAGCATCGAGGCGATTGTTCGTTCCGAAGGTCTTGAACTGCGATACGTTCCAGACGCCATCATCAATAACAAGGGACCGCTGAACCTGAGGGATTTCATCAAACAGCGCCGCCGCATCCAAAACGGACATCTCTGGCTGAAGCGTCATCAGGATTACAGCGTGATTTCCCAGGATGGCGGCACCCTTTTCAGGATTCTGCTGGCGGAATTGTTGGAATTTCCCGCCTCAGCGCCCAAAGTATTTGCCGTCATGGCTTTGGAGATGTATTGTCGCCTACTGGGCTCCTGGGATTTCCACGTTAAAGGAAAGAACCCCTTCGCTTGGGACATCGCTCGCTCCACAAAGGATTTGAAAAAATGATGGAGTGGCTTCCCTGATGGTTTCACTGCTTTTCAAAATGATAGGTTTTTGGCTGATGAAACACATCGGCTTCCCGCGTATTTTACCCGTAAGCTATACTGTCAGCTTGCTTTATAGCTGCAATTCCCGCTGCAGCACCTGCAATGTTTGGAAAAAGAAAGCGCGCAATTTCAGCGTTGAAGAATATGCCAAAACCTTCAAAAAAATAGGACGCGCTCCATATTGGATAACCTTCAGCGGCGGTGAGCCTTTTTTACGACGTGACATCACCGAAATTGTGACCGCGATTTATCAAGCCTCGCGCCCGCGCATCATTAATATTCCCACAAATGGAATTCTCACCTCCACCATTGTGGAAAAAACCGCTGCCATCGCGCGTGCCTGCCCCAAAAGCCAGATAATTATTAACATTTCCTTGGACGGCTTGGAAAGCCAGCACGACGAAATTCGCAACGTTCCCGGCAACTACAAAAAAGCCCTTTCCACTCTCAAGCGTTTGAAAGCCTTGCGCATCAAAAATCTCGCCGTGGGCATCCACACTGTGATTTCGCGCTTCAACGTGCACAGTTTTCCCGCCATCGCCAGCGGTTTGATGCGTTTGGAACCGGATTCCTACATCACTGAAATCGCTGAGGAACGGGTGGAACTGGATACCATGGGGCTGCAAATCACGCCCAGTCTGGTGGAATACAAATCCGCCATCGACTACCTGATTCACAGCATCAAAAACACGCGCTACAAGGGCATGAACAAGATTACCATGGCGTTTCGGATTGAATATTACAACCTCGTGAAGCGCATCATGAGGGACGAGCGCCAGGTTTTGCCCTGCTATTCCGGAGTTGCCTCAGCGCAGATATCGCCTGATGGAGACCTCTGGAGCTGTTGCGTGAAGGCAAATCCCTTGGGAAACCTGCGCAAAAACAACTATAATTTCCGCAAAATCTGGTTTGACCGCGAAGCGGTATTGGAGCGCCGCAGCATCCACAAAAAGGAGTGTTGGTGTCCTCTGGCAAACGCTGCCTACACAAATATGCTGATGGATTTACCC from Candidatus Cloacimonadota bacterium carries:
- a CDS encoding glycosyltransferase — translated: MCSLGVFAHNEAANIIPLLKALCAQKLNRAEIAEIIVVSSASTDGTDELVETFAQSEPRVKLIRQAKREGKSSAINLFIAQASSPILIVISGDVIPAATTIEKLALTFLDPKVGASGGRPLPVNPQNTFMGFAVHLLWRLHHRMALISPKLGEMIAFRKLMDSIPAESAVDEASIEAIVRSEGLELRYVPDAIINNKGPLNLRDFIKQRRRIQNGHLWLKRHQDYSVISQDGGTLFRILLAELLEFPASAPKVFAVMALEMYCRLLGSWDFHVKGKNPFAWDIARSTKDLKK
- a CDS encoding radical SAM protein, producing the protein MVSLLFKMIGFWLMKHIGFPRILPVSYTVSLLYSCNSRCSTCNVWKKKARNFSVEEYAKTFKKIGRAPYWITFSGGEPFLRRDITEIVTAIYQASRPRIINIPTNGILTSTIVEKTAAIARACPKSQIIINISLDGLESQHDEIRNVPGNYKKALSTLKRLKALRIKNLAVGIHTVISRFNVHSFPAIASGLMRLEPDSYITEIAEERVELDTMGLQITPSLVEYKSAIDYLIHSIKNTRYKGMNKITMAFRIEYYNLVKRIMRDERQVLPCYSGVASAQISPDGDLWSCCVKANPLGNLRKNNYNFRKIWFDREAVLERRSIHKKECWCPLANAAYTNMLMDLPTLTRVFWRSMIKWWN